GATTTAACTAAAATGAGTTCTAAAAGTGCCATCCGTTTAGTCGTTCCTCAAGATGCACAGTCTTCTTTGTTTAAATGGGTGGCAGTTTTAACAGGGTCTAAAAATGCTTTAAAAGGCGTTGGTTTTTTTGTTGGTAGTGCTTTATTATCTTTAGTTGGCTTTGTCAATGCTTTGTTAATTATGGCAGGTGGACTATTTTTAATTATGTTCACTGGCTTAATGTTACCCAAAGGAATGGGTAAAATTAAAAAGAAAGTTAAATTTAGTCAACTGTTTTCTAAAAGTCAGGAAATTAATATTTTATCTGCGGCTAGGTTCTTTTTATTTGGTTCGCGGGATGTGTGGTTTGTGGTGGGTTTACCTGTATTTTTACGTGAAGTTTTGGGCTGGTCTTTTTATCAAGTGGGAGGCTTTTTAGCTTGTTGGGTAATTGGCTATGGGGTTGTGCAATTTTTAGCACCTAATTTATTACAGAAATTCGGTTCTGGCCGCCCTCCTGAATCTAAAACTATTCAATTTTGGACATTTACTTTAACTACTGTTCCTTGTGCGATCGCTCTGGCTCTCCAACTCAATTTACCTGCTAATATAGTTATTATTAGTGGACTACTTTTATTTGGTGTGGTATTTGCCTTTAATTCCGCAGTTCATTCTTACCTAGTTTTGGCATTTACTGATGATGATAAAGTAGCCTTAAACGTTGGTTTCTATTATATGGCTAACTCCGGTGGTCGCCTTGCAGGTACAGTATTATCCGGTTTAGTTTATCAGTTATTTGGTTTGGTAGGTTGTTTGTGGACATCAATGTTTTTTGTCCTAGCAGCAGCTTTAGTTTCTCTCAAGTTACCCAACCCCCAACCTAGTAAAAATATTGCTTGGAAAGGTGGAGATGGAGAGTAGAAATTAGGTGACAGGTGACAGGTGACAGATGTTAATTTTCTTGAGTTTGTAATTTTGCTCTCTTTGACTCTTATTTGATTATTGAACAAAACTCAGAATATACGTAAATTCTTCTTACCTATTCCCTATTCCCTACCTCAACGACAAATTAATAAATTAAAGTGGAGGAATATATGAATCTACATCACGGAAAAAATATAACTCCAATAAAAGCTAAAAGCAACCTCAGCTTTTTTGAAAAATACCTCACTGTTTGGGTGTTTATTTGTATCTTAGTAGGAATTGCTTTAGGTCGGATATTTCCAGGTATTGCTGTTGCTTTAGATACTATTAGTATTTATCAAGTTTCTATTCCTATTGCTATTTGTCTATTTTTTATGATGTACCCCATCATGGTGAAAATAGACTTTACCCAAGCTGTAAACGCCCTGCGTGCGCCAAAACCTGTAATTTTGACTTTAGTGATGAATTGGTTAATTAAACCATTCACAATGGTAGCATTTGCCCAATTCTTTTTAGGTTGGTTATTTAAACCATTAATTACAGGTACAGAATTAATTACAGGTGGTGAAGTTGCACTCACTAATTCTTACATTGCTGGGACAATTTTATTAGGAATTGCACCTTGTACCGCAATGGTTTTAATGTGGGGATATCTTTCCTATGGTAATCAAGGTCATACCTTAGTAATGGTAGCTGTAAATTCTCTAGCCATGTTGTTTTTGTATGCACCTTTGGGACGGTGGTTACTAGCAGCAAATGATTTAACAGTACCTTGGCAAACTATTGTTTTATCAGTATTAATATATGTAGGTTTTCCCTTAGTAGCAGGAATGTATAGCCGTTATTGGATATTGAAATATAAAGGTAAACAATGGTTTGAAAACCGATTTTTAAAATATCTCAGTCCTATTGCTATTAGCGCCCTCTTGATTACTTTAGTTTTGCTATTTGCCTTTAAAGGTGAATTAATAGTTAATAATCCCCTGCATATTTTATTAATTGCAGTACCGCTATTTATTCAAACAAATTTCATTTTCTTAATTAGTTATGTAGCAGCATTAAAATTAAATATATCCTATGAAGATGCAGCACCCGCAGCTTTAATTGGTGCTAGTAATCATTTTGAAGTTGCTATTGCAACGGCGGTTATGTTATTTGGTTTAAATTCTGGTGCAGCACTAGCAACGGTGGTAGGGGTTTTAATTGAAGTTCCAGTTATGTTGATGTTAGTGGAATTTTGTAAACGTACAGCAGCATGGTTTCCCAGAGAACCAGAAAAAGCAACATTACGAGATCCACGTTGTATTAATGCTTTTGGTGCTGATAATTAGGGTTTTAAGTTTTGGGTTTAAACGAACCACAGAGGCACAGAGATCACGGAGGAAGGAGATTTTTAGAGATGTTTGAGGTTGGTGTTTTTCAGTGAGAGTTGCAATCACAAATTTTGAGCATCTACCAATGATAAAACTATGAAGAAAGTAATGTTTATCTGTAAACATTACTCCCGTCGTTCCCAAATGGCGGAAGGGTTTGCGAAAACTTTAGGAGAGGGTAAAATTGCTGTTTTTAGTTCTGGTTTAGCATCAAGTGAAGTAGACCCAATCTCTGTACAAGTAATGTCAGAAATAGGCATTGATATTAGTAATCAAAGTTCTAAAGCTTTGAGTGATTTTAATCCTGAAGATTTTTATGCAGTGATTTCTTTATGTGGTTGTGGTGTGAATTTACCAGAAGCTTGGGTGTTAAGAGATGTGTTCGCAGATTGGCAACTTGATTATCCTGAAGGTCATGATATTGACACCTTTCGTCGTGTGCGGGATGAGGTGAAAGAAAGAGTGATTCAGTTAATTACAGATTTGAGTTAAATATTGAAACCCTAATCAAAGAAAAAGCCTTATTACAGCATTTTTCATGTATTTAGACCACACTCTAAATTCATTTCTTTCTTCCTTTACGCCTTTGCTCCTTTGTGCCTTTGCGCGAAACCTGAATCAAGATGTGGTTCATTGACCTGAAAATAGCTGTAACTAAACCAGGTCAATAAGGCTTTTTTTTTAAATGTAATTAATGATCAAATCTTCATCTTCTTTTATTTTCATCATTTTGATTTTGCATTCCTTGTGCAATTTGTTGAACAGTTTCAACTGTTAAATTCAAAGCCTGAGAGATTTGTTCCACCGTCAAATTCAGTGCTAACAATCTAGGTACAGATTCTAATTTTGCTTCCAAGCTGCCTTCTTCTCTC
The Anabaena sphaerica FACHB-251 DNA segment above includes these coding regions:
- the arsJ gene encoding organoarsenical effux MFS transporter ArsJ; the protein is MASTTGSGRNLRDYALVTLAYWGFTVTDGALRMLVLLYFNKIGYTPLQIASLFLFYEVFGIVTNFLGGWIGSQFGLKVTLYSGIGLQVLSLVMLSFLNPEWVQWVAVFYVMVAQAFSGIAKDLTKMSSKSAIRLVVPQDAQSSLFKWVAVLTGSKNALKGVGFFVGSALLSLVGFVNALLIMAGGLFLIMFTGLMLPKGMGKIKKKVKFSQLFSKSQEINILSAARFFLFGSRDVWFVVGLPVFLREVLGWSFYQVGGFLACWVIGYGVVQFLAPNLLQKFGSGRPPESKTIQFWTFTLTTVPCAIALALQLNLPANIVIISGLLLFGVVFAFNSAVHSYLVLAFTDDDKVALNVGFYYMANSGGRLAGTVLSGLVYQLFGLVGCLWTSMFFVLAAALVSLKLPNPQPSKNIAWKGGDGE
- the arsB gene encoding ACR3 family arsenite efflux transporter, which gives rise to MNLHHGKNITPIKAKSNLSFFEKYLTVWVFICILVGIALGRIFPGIAVALDTISIYQVSIPIAICLFFMMYPIMVKIDFTQAVNALRAPKPVILTLVMNWLIKPFTMVAFAQFFLGWLFKPLITGTELITGGEVALTNSYIAGTILLGIAPCTAMVLMWGYLSYGNQGHTLVMVAVNSLAMLFLYAPLGRWLLAANDLTVPWQTIVLSVLIYVGFPLVAGMYSRYWILKYKGKQWFENRFLKYLSPIAISALLITLVLLFAFKGELIVNNPLHILLIAVPLFIQTNFIFLISYVAALKLNISYEDAAPAALIGASNHFEVAIATAVMLFGLNSGAALATVVGVLIEVPVMLMLVEFCKRTAAWFPREPEKATLRDPRCINAFGADN
- the arsC gene encoding arsenate reductase, glutathione/glutaredoxin type, with amino-acid sequence MKKVMFICKHYSRRSQMAEGFAKTLGEGKIAVFSSGLASSEVDPISVQVMSEIGIDISNQSSKALSDFNPEDFYAVISLCGCGVNLPEAWVLRDVFADWQLDYPEGHDIDTFRRVRDEVKERVIQLITDLS